The Euphorbia lathyris chromosome 4, ddEupLath1.1, whole genome shotgun sequence genomic interval ATGAGTACTCTTAATCACTCCAGTTGAATACTGCTGATAACCCTGGGACTTGCCTTGTTACGACTCCCCTAACTGGTACTAATTACATCACTTGGAGTAGAGCAATGTTACTTGCTCTTTCTACCAAAGAGAATCTCAATTTTGTCCTCAGTGACAACTTCACTCCTTCTAAAAATTCACCTGAATATCAGCAATGGAAACGAGCAGATTCCATGGTTATCTCTTGGATTTTTAATTCCATTTCTAGAGATTTGGTAGATGGATTTGTTTTTACTTCTTGTGCTAGAGCTTTCTGGAAGGAACTCGAACAACGTTTTGGCGGGTAGAATGGACCTCTAATTTACCAACTGAAGCGAGACATCAACGATCTTGGAAATCTCTCTGTTGCTCTTTACTTTACTAAGTTGAACATTTTTGGGATGAATTGGCATACATGTGTCCTATTTCTGTATGCACTTGTGAAGCCTCTGAAATGTGTGTTTGTTTGTCAGCCAAGAAGGCATATGAATCTCATAATGCAGATCTGTTAGTGAAATTCCTCATGGGCCTCCGGGATGAGTATTCTAATGTCAAACATCAGATTCTTCTTCTCGACCCTTTGCCTAGCATACACAAAGCTTATTCTATGATTCAAAATGTTGAAAAACAGAAAGAAGTGTATTCTGATGTTTCACAACTGGAGATTGCTACTCACACTTCAGGAAATAAACCTAATGTTCCTACATCTTCAGTTTCTACTCGAGGACAGAAACGGGACTCTAGTAATAAAGCTGATCGGTTTTGTACTAATTGCAACAAACCAGGCCATGAAAAGGATACATGTTTCAAACTCCACGGCTATCCGGATTGGTTTCAGGAATTCAAGAAGAAATCAAAATCTTCTAAACCAAGAGCCAACTGTGTTTCTTATCCTGCTGATACTCCTCTGGATTACTCTGATTCTGAAGTTCAGGACAACAAAGAAAATTTCCATGTGTCCAATTTTACTGTACCTCCTGGTTTTGCACAACTTGTTcaaaatgaaaaagttatgAAAAGCAAGATGAACTATGGTGATGATGGTCATTCTTTATCCCCTGCTCCTCTATCCAATTTCTCTGGTTTTGCAGGTCACAATTTTCCTTCGCTTCCTTCTATTGCTAATATTGTTGTTCCTATTAGTAATATTCCTCCATTTTTTCTTACATCTGATTTTCCTATTTGGATAATCGATACCGGTGCTACACCTTACTCAATTTACATCCCATACATCTCTACTTACCAAAAACTTGGTTCATTTGCCTGATGGCTccaaaaatattattgaacATATTGGTACAGTTCATATTGGACCCAATTtcatacttaagaatgtttttcaCATTCCTACTTTTACACATAATCTGTTATCTGTTGGAAAATTAATCCATGATTCTAAATTGGTGATTAAATTTCTCACTAATGTTTGCTTATTTCAGGACCCACATTCTAATCACCTAATTGCTGTCGGTTTCTTTTATGGCGGACTTTACTACCTCACATCACATTAATTCTCTCCTAGTGTTTTAGAACAATTTACTTGTAATGTTTCTGCTCATGTTGTGACCACTAAGGTTGACAGTTTATGGCATTATCGTTTAGGTCATGCTTCAGTTTCCACACTAAAACATATTTCTGAGATTCCTACTATTGTTGATGATTTGTTCTGTTCTGTATGCCCTATGGCAAAACAACACCATCTTTCATTTTCTCGGACTACTATTTCTACTAGGTTTCCATTTGAATTGTTACATATTGACCTATGGGGTCTTTTTAAATTGGTTACCCTTACCGGTGCAAAATATTTTCTCACAATAGTTGATAATTTAACACGTGCCATATGGACAATTTTACTATGTACCAAAGCTCAGGTTTTTTAAGCTATTCaaacatttattttgttcattGAAAATCAGTTTAACGTCACAATTAAACAAATACGGACTGATCACGGTACTGAATTTCTTAATCAAACTTGTTTTGATTTTTTCCGTACTAAAGGCATTATACATCAAAAATCTTGTGTTTACACGCCTCAACAAAACGGCATTGTTGAACGTAAACATAAATTCTTACTTGAAATAACACGTGCACTTCTTTTTTTGGATGCAAATGTTTTTTTTCCAATCTTCAACCCTCTCGTGATAAATTGGATCCTCGAGCAATTTATGGAATTTTTGTTGGTTACGCTTTGGATCATAAAGCCTATAAAATTTACAATcctcaaacaaataaaataatgatttcTCGGGATGTGGTATTTCATGAGACAATTTTTTCCTTATTCTTCTATTTTTTCCAATTTGCCTCATCAGGATACTACATGTGCTCCTTTATTCCCAAATATTAATATATCACATACATCTCTACCTAC includes:
- the LOC136226242 gene encoding uncharacterized protein isoform X1, with amino-acid sequence MCPISVCTCEASEMCVCLSAKKAYESHNADLLVKFLMGLRDEYSNVKHQILLLDPLPSIHKAYSMIQNVEKQKEVYSDVSQLEIATHTSGNKPNVPTSSVSTRGQKRDSSNKADRFCTNCNKPGHEKDTCFKLHGYPDWFQEFKKKSKSSKPRANCVSYPADTPLDYSDSEVQDNKENFHVSNFTVPPGFAQLVQNEKVMKSKMNYGDDGHSLSPAPLSNFSGFAGHNFPSLPSIANIVVPISNIPPFFLTSDFPIWIIDTGATPYSIYIPYISTYQKLGSFA
- the LOC136226242 gene encoding uncharacterized protein isoform X2; this translates as MCPISVCTCEASEMCVCLSAKKAYESHNADLLVKFLMGLRDEYSNVKHQILLLDPLPSIHKAYSMIQNVEKQKEVYSDVSQLEIATHTSGNKPNVPTSSVSTRGQKRDSSNKADRFCTNCNKPGHEKDTCFKLHGYPDWFQEFKKKSKSSKPRANCVSYPADTPLDYSDSEVQDNKENFHVSNFTVPPGFAQLVQNEKVMKSKMNYGDDGHSLSPAPLSNFSGFAGPTF